Proteins encoded together in one Qingshengfaniella alkalisoli window:
- a CDS encoding VCBS domain-containing protein, with product MHLAVIRKASSETQQISDTSRVTLDAPSVIRLQAGPEQIAGYQRDGDDLVITLNDGSVLRIDNFFVMIEGERSDLVFEDASDVDWWAQYDDTSDGFAFAEIEQQGASMPWLPGLLATGLGAGAAAASGGDSGSAAMENDPPEGAAQPVTTPEDTPVDGVVTGSDVDGDELSYTLSGDPEHGTVTVNPDGSYSYVPDEDYTGEDSFEVTVSDGNGGTDTVTVPVTVTPVNDPPVGEAELVTTPEDTPVDGVVTGSDVDGDDLTYTLNGDPEHGTVTVNPDGSYSYVPDEDYTGEDSFEVTVSDGNGGTDTVTVPVTVTPVNDPPVGEAELVTTPEDTPVDGVVTGSDVDGDDLTYTLNGDPEHGTVTVNPDGSYSYVPDEDYTGEDSFEVTVSDGNGGTDTVTVPVTVTPVNDPAAISGEAEGDVIEAGGVENDVPGSPDALGTLAVEDVDEGEAGFQAPDSLEGTYGSFSFDPETGEWSYTLDNDRAATQALTDGETATDQLVVTSRDGTATETIEVTVTGANDVPVVTEGTGAVTEDDDNGTGNLTTSGQLTISDPDAGESGVDADNLAFVGGSHGGAALGAMSVDSDGNWDYSVDNTLEDIQTLAEGESITESWTVPSTDGTADTTITVTINGTNDLPEISGEATGDVAEDGTQIATGTLAQTDIDTSDSHVWTVEGSSGTYGELTVDEETGEWRYELDNSSPEVQALAEDESVLDEITVRVTDSAGGYDEQVVTITITGENDGLTISPGSDLDASVTETADGAAGENAEDHSQTGTITVIDPDGSDTHTVDVTEAGTDYLGTFTTTEVDSDTGQIDWTFTVNDSVLDGLGEGETLTQHYDVTVTDSSGDTATETVEVTLTGTNDQPVTGDEASLIAPGDDAVMDVLANDSDDDDGETAGLTVTSVDGQPIAVGAPVVLSDDRGTVTLNGSGQLTFAPGPGASGEISLPYTVDDGSGAPNATATGNWVINIVGVDITDDASPDDATTPDDVLSSVDELTEVAISGHAAPGGTVTSLVISDGTNEVTVPVDSITVQADGSYTTTADLSGLSDGDLTVTADIEDASGNTATTTDTIFKDTVTTVEIDPVLVVDGEPPTVTGTGEPGAEVTLDVDGSSYTAEVQPDGTWSVTLPGPLGEDDTEISAEAVDEYGNTSTDDRTVTGLTVADAVDGELEDIVVEEAGLPDGSDAGSDTDATASTFTIAPGLSTLSSIVIGGTVSGGTLSGGTELTALQLEGTGTTPVDIPTDYGTLTITGYDAETGVISYTYALSENSDEHSDSVANDRIHESIQIAVVETDGDIRVDSLTAAVEDDAPQVPQDDTAVTVAEGGGAVGSASGGTNLLANDTLGADGGRVHEVGYTDRSGADVSVQIPEGGSETVETQYGELTVESDGTWTYTPLATVEHAQPANDTDLSDDFSYTVIDADGDISAGSATQAITVTDTAPAFRAPEDGTVDEANLATGSNPDAPQTVVDGSLNLSAGQDTLDVKLTTDSAPDGLSSGGDDLRYELSTDGHTLTAYTVNGGDPVFIVTVTDPTSADAGYSFELLGPLDHDGEESLDLTFGTEVTDSDGDTDTTDFSVTIADDAVGATLARTVDEDSEGFTANISADATADNTVIWQNGVELTGDSDGSGGTIYNTANGTVTISADGELDYVPDPQFSGQETYQVRTEDDGTDATVDVTVDVTPVSDAPTIDADAADVGTLEDTAVALGLTAPVVVDDGTGAGNNPTPERIGAITLSGLPEGAELSWGSGSVTVDDSGEVTITLTDPGLTVADATGAISMTSDEFEALEVLPPEHDSDNFDVTYSVTSYEVDGSGNTLPDVPGATSNETVTVHVQAVTDPAAMVFDSTVDAAAVENADEITYGGTGGNTEADIALDEDMSVDLSEMLLTSFDDLDGSELRSITIQNGSGVDIVVNGQTVAAGEGFTVSAPGLGTDASAFPAINIGGTANFSGDLNGITVTLNAQDKDADGYLDGSTVVPGEVDGIAEADTSDNSVTLNLHVAPVADDVAVEGAEGEEDTAIAFLAGVSLTDTSEDASTGGSEVITEVSFEVPAGWTVTAPDDALAGATAGQTGSTYTIAFTAGTEAEREAYLDDFTITPPAHDSSDATLTLDVTAADESIVNGATVTDTTTTQHELVVTVNETPETVGTDTDGDGTDDLTMTPGFEYPSAGTEDAWFDINSDGFDLAAGWSNQDDSEVTYARLTPELINGDGNPEDAIGSRFRWVEDGTAMEAVFDGTAIDVPMSALDTLEFRAADNFSGQFNIRVQAYTVDYDDDGAIGGDDNSETVSGEAFLTNLVVAPQADEVTLSLAARTQGPEDADIPLNIRPTSSDPSETFDVTIDAIPPGAVLTYDGTVLDTSSGSVTLTDFDPQADMTLRPPEDSNDDFTLNVTAQSVDRLETDDGLIEDTSDPISLEMDVEVRGVADAADVTATPQNYVEADLDGGADSVMIADLLAVDRQDNDGSEALTLRVTGLPEGFDLPDGRALTTPEVTGADRVWVLTEAQLATAEITVPENFSGTVDFSVTPVTTENDGSSLTGTSEEVSFSVTPSPEAALTSSATLTEDTIQPLGVGIVHQNGDTDEVLSGLRISVDDADDGNFTLFIGEPGSEVALSESGLNTVTEGGVTYYELTAAQAEQLSAQGSEHLDGDLGGFDLLYQVTDPGDGSVSEVTGDWVAGRFELSATPVTDQPDLSIGGISSDGDAEVTDNTVSVDTAGEKVTVNLNVATPDSDGSEHVVRVLIENVPEGVTVDDAQAMGGGNWLLIYDGADALPVNDAGGIDLPVVFTVGSGAAGVTDEVISMTVQTQDRGDQVTPGTEVLSDSTEWTLNTDFESGDPGNPPSIDAWDYTDQAATEDTSFMLSEMINGQVTAQGTDPSILTITLSDVPPGTSISGMVRTTVDGQEVWTASVTTNPGDDAAAVQAQLGALMDSIVITPAGDGNDNNLGDAFSFDATLTTAVPGGSQSVSENVVPEIPVVPVADPADVSIVLGDTDADGELTETDSEIPLTVTVSNIADGAAGSIENGDLYLQIGGSNGLGEGTLTLDGVEIPSEEITGVEGIPDGTYYVISDTEMGVPSDLVFTPDEMVAGDVTVDAWVRNTETGAAEAVTSEGSATLPVSISNDGVAFTDPAPVTGEEAADTSSDSLIELDLGLDLNDSDGSEQITSVLLSNLPDGFLLYTGDSVGDASAADMSSNAGGTDGLNTWIVASNGESLPAYIGILPPKHWSGTLEDLELTVTSGETELSESRVDVLELDPVTVTPVANGIELTPTNSFGREGTIVPLNLNASMADSVDASQTAAPDASVETVTLELTGLGQYASFYVGGELLTGGVNYDAGTDTYTVEGLSQSDVDALGFRQAANAIADTDATTDGVQVAVTARTVDGADVSADAESTVTLNIGVQQTSTGDDDLLWTGLSIDGRSGDDTVNLRQGESLTGDDLQSSLSNIEVLEMGIAGANSITDLTVEHVLNMTSGSNHLTIAGSAEDNLTLAGDWNDNGDGSYTGTSGGSEVTLVVDGAGVTPPVEGFSVASDEVSAPSLLSFSSTTESFGLVALDADAMPDETEPGSPADSIILEDVLISDADAGSGADALIDQLPEEDSQTPAAAEGGSNETGDWGSSTPDQTLDEELQSNVVYEV from the coding sequence ATGCATTTAGCTGTAATTCGGAAAGCCAGCAGTGAAACACAGCAGATTTCCGATACGAGCCGTGTCACATTGGATGCCCCTAGCGTCATACGCCTGCAGGCCGGCCCGGAACAGATCGCAGGGTATCAGCGTGACGGTGACGACCTGGTCATCACGTTGAACGACGGTTCGGTGCTGCGTATCGACAATTTCTTCGTGATGATTGAAGGTGAGCGTAGCGACCTGGTCTTCGAAGATGCGAGCGATGTCGACTGGTGGGCGCAGTATGACGATACCTCTGATGGATTCGCATTTGCGGAGATTGAACAGCAGGGTGCGTCCATGCCCTGGTTGCCGGGGCTATTGGCCACCGGGTTGGGCGCAGGTGCGGCTGCCGCAAGCGGCGGAGACTCCGGATCCGCAGCGATGGAAAACGATCCCCCTGAAGGTGCAGCCCAGCCGGTGACGACGCCGGAAGACACGCCGGTCGATGGTGTGGTGACGGGCAGCGATGTCGATGGCGACGAGTTGAGCTACACTCTGAGCGGCGATCCCGAGCATGGCACGGTGACGGTCAATCCCGACGGCAGCTACAGCTACGTGCCGGACGAGGACTACACCGGCGAGGACTCGTTCGAGGTTACGGTCTCCGACGGCAACGGCGGTACGGACACGGTGACGGTTCCGGTGACCGTGACGCCGGTGAATGACCCGCCGGTTGGCGAGGCCGAGCTGGTGACGACGCCGGAAGATACGCCGGTGGATGGTGTCGTAACGGGCAGCGATGTCGATGGCGACGATCTGACCTACACGCTGAACGGCGATCCGGAGCACGGCACGGTCACGGTCAATCCCGACGGCAGCTACAGCTACGTGCCGGACGAGGACTACACCGGCGAGGACTCGTTCGAGGTTACGGTCTCCGACGGCAACGGCGGTACGGACACGGTGACGGTTCCGGTGACCGTGACGCCGGTGAATGACCCGCCGGTTGGCGAGGCCGAGCTGGTGACGACGCCGGAAGATACGCCGGTGGATGGTGTCGTAACGGGCAGCGATGTCGATGGCGACGATCTGACCTACACGCTGAACGGCGATCCGGAGCACGGCACGGTCACGGTCAATCCCGACGGCAGCTACAGCTACGTGCCGGACGAGGACTACACCGGCGAGGACTCGTTCGAGGTTACGGTTTCAGACGGCAACGGTGGCACGGACACCGTGACGGTTCCGGTGACGGTGACCCCTGTGAACGACCCAGCCGCGATCTCCGGTGAAGCGGAAGGTGATGTCATCGAGGCCGGTGGCGTGGAAAACGATGTGCCAGGCAGTCCCGATGCCTTGGGAACTCTCGCAGTAGAGGATGTGGACGAAGGAGAGGCCGGGTTCCAGGCGCCGGACAGTCTGGAAGGCACCTATGGCAGCTTCAGCTTCGATCCGGAGACCGGAGAGTGGAGTTACACGCTCGACAATGACCGCGCAGCGACCCAGGCGCTGACCGATGGTGAGACTGCAACCGATCAGCTGGTGGTGACCAGCCGCGACGGCACCGCGACCGAGACCATCGAAGTCACCGTGACCGGGGCCAATGACGTGCCCGTGGTGACCGAGGGAACCGGCGCGGTGACCGAGGATGATGACAACGGGACGGGCAACCTGACGACAAGCGGGCAGCTCACTATCTCGGACCCGGATGCCGGGGAAAGCGGCGTCGATGCAGACAATCTTGCCTTTGTGGGCGGTAGCCATGGCGGCGCGGCACTGGGTGCGATGTCCGTCGATAGCGATGGCAACTGGGACTATTCCGTCGACAATACTCTGGAAGATATCCAGACACTGGCCGAAGGCGAGTCGATCACGGAAAGCTGGACGGTGCCATCGACGGACGGGACGGCCGACACGACTATCACGGTGACGATCAACGGCACCAACGACCTGCCGGAGATCTCCGGCGAGGCGACCGGTGATGTGGCCGAGGACGGCACGCAGATCGCCACCGGTACGCTGGCGCAAACCGACATCGACACTTCGGACAGTCATGTCTGGACTGTCGAGGGCAGCAGCGGCACCTATGGCGAACTGACCGTTGACGAAGAAACCGGCGAATGGCGCTACGAACTCGACAACAGCTCGCCCGAAGTCCAGGCCCTTGCCGAAGACGAGTCCGTGCTCGACGAAATCACCGTACGGGTGACCGACAGCGCCGGCGGCTATGACGAACAGGTGGTGACAATCACCATCACCGGCGAGAACGATGGACTGACGATCTCGCCCGGCTCGGATCTCGATGCGTCTGTCACCGAGACCGCAGACGGTGCGGCCGGGGAGAACGCGGAGGATCACAGCCAGACGGGTACGATCACCGTGATCGACCCCGACGGTTCGGATACGCATACGGTCGACGTGACGGAAGCGGGTACCGACTATCTCGGCACTTTCACCACAACGGAAGTCGACTCGGACACCGGCCAGATCGACTGGACCTTCACGGTCAACGACAGCGTGCTGGACGGTCTGGGCGAAGGTGAGACGCTGACACAACACTATGACGTGACGGTCACGGATTCCTCTGGGGATACGGCGACCGAGACGGTCGAGGTGACCCTCACCGGTACCAACGACCAGCCGGTGACCGGCGATGAAGCGTCGCTCATCGCGCCGGGCGACGACGCGGTCATGGATGTGCTCGCCAATGACAGCGATGACGATGACGGCGAAACCGCCGGACTGACGGTTACATCTGTCGACGGCCAACCAATCGCCGTGGGCGCCCCGGTGGTCCTCAGCGACGATCGCGGAACGGTCACGCTGAACGGCAGCGGTCAGCTTACCTTTGCGCCGGGGCCGGGCGCATCGGGGGAAATCTCGCTGCCCTATACTGTCGATGACGGCAGCGGCGCGCCCAATGCGACGGCGACCGGGAACTGGGTCATCAATATCGTCGGCGTGGATATCACCGACGATGCCAGCCCCGATGACGCGACGACGCCCGATGACGTTCTGTCGTCGGTTGATGAGCTGACAGAGGTCGCCATCAGTGGCCACGCGGCCCCCGGCGGCACCGTCACGTCCCTCGTGATCAGCGACGGGACCAACGAGGTGACCGTGCCGGTTGACAGTATCACTGTGCAAGCGGATGGTTCCTACACGACGACGGCGGATCTCAGCGGGCTATCTGATGGTGATCTGACGGTCACCGCCGATATCGAGGATGCGTCGGGCAACACGGCCACGACGACCGACACGATCTTCAAGGACACCGTGACCACCGTTGAGATCGATCCGGTTCTGGTTGTTGACGGTGAGCCACCAACCGTGACCGGAACCGGCGAGCCGGGTGCCGAAGTCACACTCGATGTCGACGGGTCCAGCTATACTGCAGAGGTTCAGCCTGACGGCACCTGGAGCGTCACCTTGCCGGGCCCGCTGGGCGAGGATGACACCGAGATCTCGGCGGAGGCGGTCGACGAATACGGGAACACGAGCACGGATGATCGCACGGTGACCGGCCTGACCGTCGCCGATGCGGTCGACGGGGAACTGGAAGACATCGTTGTCGAAGAGGCGGGGCTGCCCGACGGCTCGGACGCCGGCTCGGATACCGATGCGACGGCCTCTACCTTCACGATTGCGCCCGGCCTGTCGACGCTTTCGAGCATCGTCATCGGTGGTACCGTTTCCGGTGGCACACTGAGTGGCGGAACCGAACTGACCGCGCTGCAACTCGAAGGTACGGGGACCACGCCGGTGGACATCCCCACGGACTATGGGACACTCACGATCACGGGATATGACGCCGAGACGGGCGTCATCAGCTATACCTATGCGCTGTCTGAGAATTCGGACGAGCACAGTGATAGTGTCGCCAATGACCGCATCCACGAGTCGATCCAGATCGCCGTGGTTGAAACCGACGGCGATATCCGGGTGGATAGCCTGACCGCTGCCGTGGAGGACGACGCACCTCAGGTCCCGCAGGACGATACCGCCGTGACCGTAGCTGAGGGCGGCGGCGCAGTCGGCTCGGCAAGCGGCGGGACGAACCTGTTGGCGAATGACACGCTTGGCGCCGATGGCGGCCGCGTGCACGAGGTTGGCTATACCGACCGCTCCGGTGCGGACGTCTCGGTGCAGATCCCGGAAGGCGGGTCCGAAACCGTCGAGACGCAATACGGAGAGCTGACAGTAGAAAGCGACGGCACCTGGACCTACACGCCGCTGGCGACGGTGGAGCACGCACAGCCTGCCAACGATACCGACCTGAGCGACGATTTCAGCTATACCGTCATCGACGCAGATGGCGACATTTCCGCCGGTTCGGCGACGCAGGCCATTACGGTTACCGATACGGCCCCCGCCTTCAGGGCGCCGGAAGACGGGACCGTCGACGAGGCAAACCTGGCGACAGGCAGCAACCCGGACGCACCTCAGACGGTGGTCGACGGCTCGCTGAACCTGAGTGCGGGGCAGGACACGCTGGACGTCAAGCTGACGACCGATAGCGCGCCCGACGGACTGTCATCCGGCGGCGACGATCTACGCTACGAGCTGTCGACGGATGGGCACACGCTTACGGCCTACACGGTCAACGGCGGTGATCCGGTCTTTATTGTGACAGTTACCGATCCGACCTCGGCAGACGCGGGCTACTCTTTCGAGCTGTTGGGGCCGCTTGATCACGACGGCGAGGAAAGTCTGGACCTGACTTTTGGCACAGAGGTAACCGACAGCGACGGCGACACCGATACGACCGATTTCAGCGTGACCATTGCCGACGATGCGGTCGGGGCAACGCTGGCGCGCACCGTGGACGAGGACAGCGAAGGGTTCACCGCCAACATCTCGGCCGACGCGACGGCCGACAACACCGTGATCTGGCAGAACGGCGTCGAACTGACCGGCGATTCTGACGGCTCCGGTGGCACGATCTACAACACCGCCAATGGCACCGTGACCATCAGCGCCGATGGCGAACTCGACTACGTGCCGGACCCGCAATTCAGCGGCCAGGAAACTTATCAGGTTCGTACCGAAGATGACGGAACAGACGCGACCGTCGACGTGACAGTGGATGTGACGCCGGTTTCGGATGCGCCAACGATTGATGCGGACGCCGCAGATGTCGGCACGCTGGAGGACACCGCGGTGGCATTGGGCCTGACTGCGCCGGTCGTGGTCGATGACGGAACGGGTGCGGGCAACAATCCCACCCCGGAACGCATCGGGGCCATCACGCTTTCCGGGCTGCCAGAGGGGGCGGAGCTGAGCTGGGGCAGCGGGTCGGTGACCGTTGACGATAGCGGCGAGGTGACGATCACGCTGACCGACCCCGGCCTGACTGTGGCGGACGCCACGGGCGCGATCAGCATGACCAGCGACGAGTTCGAGGCGCTGGAGGTGCTGCCGCCCGAACACGACTCGGACAACTTCGATGTAACCTACAGCGTCACGAGCTACGAGGTGGACGGGAGCGGAAACACCCTGCCAGATGTTCCGGGCGCCACCAGCAACGAGACGGTGACCGTCCACGTGCAGGCGGTGACCGATCCGGCAGCGATGGTGTTCGATAGCACGGTCGATGCCGCCGCGGTCGAGAACGCCGACGAGATCACCTATGGAGGCACTGGCGGAAACACCGAGGCCGACATTGCGCTGGACGAGGATATGTCGGTCGATCTGTCCGAAATGCTGCTGACAAGTTTCGACGATCTGGACGGCAGCGAATTGCGGTCGATCACCATCCAGAATGGTTCGGGCGTCGATATCGTCGTGAATGGCCAAACGGTGGCGGCAGGCGAGGGTTTCACGGTTTCGGCGCCGGGACTGGGCACGGACGCATCGGCCTTCCCCGCGATAAATATTGGCGGCACGGCAAATTTCAGCGGCGATCTGAACGGTATCACCGTCACGCTCAACGCCCAGGATAAGGACGCCGACGGTTACCTGGATGGCTCCACGGTCGTGCCGGGCGAGGTCGACGGTATCGCCGAGGCGGATACAAGCGACAACAGTGTCACGTTGAACCTGCATGTTGCGCCCGTGGCCGACGACGTGGCGGTCGAAGGCGCGGAGGGCGAGGAGGACACCGCCATCGCCTTCCTGGCGGGCGTGAGCCTGACGGACACCAGTGAAGATGCATCGACGGGCGGCTCCGAGGTCATCACCGAAGTCTCCTTCGAGGTGCCGGCCGGCTGGACCGTGACGGCTCCGGATGATGCGCTTGCGGGTGCAACAGCGGGACAGACGGGTTCGACCTACACGATCGCTTTCACGGCGGGAACCGAGGCCGAGCGCGAGGCTTATCTGGACGATTTCACGATCACTCCGCCTGCCCACGACAGCAGCGACGCGACGCTGACGCTCGACGTGACTGCCGCTGACGAGAGCATCGTCAATGGGGCGACGGTGACCGATACGACCACGACGCAGCACGAGCTTGTCGTGACGGTCAACGAGACGCCCGAAACCGTCGGCACCGATACCGACGGCGACGGGACCGACGACCTGACGATGACACCGGGTTTCGAGTACCCGTCTGCCGGGACGGAAGATGCGTGGTTCGACATCAATAGCGATGGCTTCGATCTGGCGGCGGGGTGGTCCAACCAGGACGACAGCGAGGTGACCTATGCCCGCCTGACGCCGGAACTGATCAACGGCGACGGCAATCCTGAGGATGCCATCGGCTCGCGGTTCCGCTGGGTGGAAGACGGGACCGCCATGGAAGCTGTCTTTGATGGAACGGCAATCGACGTGCCCATGTCCGCGCTGGACACGCTGGAATTCCGGGCCGCGGACAACTTCTCGGGTCAGTTCAATATCCGGGTTCAGGCCTATACCGTCGACTATGACGATGACGGCGCGATTGGCGGCGACGACAACTCGGAGACCGTCAGCGGCGAGGCCTTCCTGACCAATCTCGTGGTTGCGCCGCAGGCGGACGAGGTGACGCTGAGCCTCGCCGCGCGAACGCAGGGGCCGGAGGATGCTGATATTCCCCTGAATATCCGCCCGACCAGTTCCGACCCGTCCGAAACCTTCGACGTGACCATCGACGCTATTCCGCCCGGTGCGGTGCTGACCTATGACGGCACGGTGCTGGACACCAGCAGCGGCAGCGTCACCCTGACGGATTTCGATCCCCAGGCTGATATGACCCTGCGACCTCCGGAAGACAGCAACGATGACTTCACGCTGAATGTCACGGCGCAATCGGTCGACAGGCTGGAAACCGATGACGGGCTGATCGAGGATACGTCTGATCCGATCAGCCTGGAGATGGATGTCGAGGTCCGGGGCGTCGCGGACGCTGCCGACGTGACCGCGACTCCACAGAACTACGTCGAGGCCGATCTGGACGGTGGCGCCGACAGCGTCATGATCGCCGATCTGCTTGCCGTGGACCGGCAGGACAATGACGGGTCCGAAGCGCTGACGCTCCGGGTGACGGGCTTGCCCGAAGGCTTCGACCTGCCGGATGGCCGGGCGCTGACAACGCCGGAGGTGACCGGCGCAGACCGGGTCTGGGTGCTGACCGAAGCGCAACTCGCGACCGCCGAGATCACGGTTCCGGAGAACTTCAGCGGAACGGTTGACTTCAGCGTGACCCCGGTGACGACCGAGAACGATGGCTCCTCGCTGACCGGCACCAGCGAAGAGGTGAGTTTCAGCGTGACACCGTCGCCCGAGGCGGCGCTGACGAGCAGTGCGACGCTGACCGAGGACACGATCCAGCCGCTTGGTGTCGGGATCGTGCATCAGAACGGCGATACCGACGAGGTGCTTTCCGGGCTCCGGATCAGCGTGGATGATGCGGATGACGGGAACTTCACGCTGTTCATCGGTGAACCGGGTTCCGAAGTGGCACTGTCCGAATCCGGCCTGAACACGGTCACCGAGGGCGGCGTCACCTACTACGAACTGACCGCAGCGCAGGCCGAACAGCTTTCGGCCCAAGGCTCGGAGCATCTGGACGGTGACCTGGGCGGGTTCGATCTGCTCTACCAGGTAACAGATCCGGGCGACGGCAGCGTGTCCGAGGTGACCGGAGACTGGGTCGCTGGCCGTTTCGAGTTGAGCGCTACACCTGTGACGGATCAGCCCGATCTCTCGATCGGCGGTATTTCCAGCGACGGCGATGCCGAGGTGACGGACAACACTGTAAGCGTCGATACAGCCGGAGAGAAGGTGACCGTCAACCTGAACGTCGCCACGCCCGACAGCGACGGCAGCGAGCACGTGGTGCGCGTTCTCATCGAGAATGTGCCGGAGGGCGTGACAGTCGACGATGCACAGGCGATGGGCGGCGGCAACTGGCTCCTGATCTACGATGGCGCCGATGCATTGCCGGTCAACGATGCGGGTGGTATCGACCTGCCCGTCGTTTTCACGGTCGGCAGTGGTGCCGCAGGTGTCACGGACGAAGTCATCTCCATGACCGTCCAGACACAGGATCGCGGCGATCAGGTGACGCCCGGAACCGAAGTGCTGTCTGACAGCACGGAGTGGACGCTGAACACGGATTTCGAGTCCGGCGATCCCGGCAATCCACCTTCGATCGATGCGTGGGATTATACCGATCAGGCGGCGACCGAAGATACCAGCTTCATGTTGTCCGAGATGATCAATGGGCAGGTGACGGCGCAGGGCACGGATCCAAGCATCCTGACGATCACGCTCAGTGATGTTCCGCCCGGAACATCGATTTCCGGAATGGTGCGCACCACGGTCGATGGCCAGGAGGTCTGGACCGCGTCGGTCACGACAAATCCGGGCGATGATGCGGCCGCCGTTCAGGCGCAACTCGGCGCGTTGATGGACAGTATCGTGATCACGCCGGCAGGCGATGGTAACGACAACAATCTTGGTGACGCTTTCTCTTTCGACGCAACGCTGACCACGGCCGTTCCCGGTGGTTCGCAGTCGGTTTCGGAGAATGTGGTGCCGGAAATCCCGGTTGTTCCGGTTGCCGATCCGGCGGATGTCTCGATCGTTCTGGGCGATACGGATGCCGATGGTGAACTGACCGAAACGGACAGCGAGATCCCGTTGACCGTGACAGTGAGCAACATCGCGGACGGTGCCGCGGGGTCCATCGAGAACGGGGATCTCTATCTTCAGATCGGTGGCTCCAACGGGCTGGGCGAGGGCACGCTGACCCTCGACGGAGTGGAGATTCCATCCGAGGAGATCACCGGAGTCGAAGGGATTCCGGATGGCACCTATTACGTCATCTCGGATACCGAGATGGGTGTTCCGTCCGACCTGGTCTTCACACCCGATGAAATGGTGGCCGGCGACGTTACGGTCGATGCCTGGGTGCGGAACACCGAAACGGGCGCGGCAGAGGCGGTGACCTCTGAGGGTTCCGCTACACTGCCGGTGTCGATCAGCAATGACGGTGTGGCGTTCACCGATCCGGCCCCGGTCACCGGTGAGGAGGCTGCGGATACGAGCAGCGACTCGCTGATCGAACTCGATTTGGGTCTGGATCTCAACGACAGCGACGGGTCGGAGCAGATCACCAGCGTGCTGTTGTCGAACCTTCCCGATGGTTTCCTGCTCTACACCGGCGACAGCGTGGGCGATGCGAGCGCAGCCGACATGAGCAGCAATGCCGGAGGAACCGATGGTCTGAATACGTGGATCGTTGCCTCGAACGGTGAGTCGTTGCCGGCCTATATAGGGATTCTCCCGCCCAAGCACTGGAGCGGAACGCTTGAGGATCTGGAACTGACGGTCACCTCGGGCGAAACCGAACTGTCGGAAAGCCGTGTCGATGTTCTGGAACTCGATCCTGTTACCGTGACACCCGTTGCCAACGGGATTGAACTGACGCCCACCAATTCATTCGGGCGTGAAGGAACTATCGTACCGCTGAACCTCAACGCGTCGATGGCGGACTCCGTCGATGCATCGCAGACGGCGGCGCCTGACGCCAGCGTCGAGACCGTGACACTGGAACTGACCGGGCTGGGGCAATACGCGTCCTTCTATGTCGGCGGCGAGCTCCTGACAGGTGGCGTGAACTACGACGCGGGGACGGATACCTACACCGTCGAGGGACTGAGCCAATCCGACGTGGATGCGCTCGGCTTCCGGCAAGCGGCGAACGCGATTGCGGACACCGACGCCACCACGGACGGCGTGCAAGTCGCGGTGACGGCGCGGACCGTGGACGGGGCGGATGTCTCGGCAGACGCGGAGAGCACCGTCACGCTCAACATCGGAGTCCAGCAGACGAGCACGGGAGATGACGACCTGCTGTGGACCGGCCTTTCGATCGACGGGCGAAGCGGCGATGACACGGTGAACCTGCGCCAGGGTGAAAGCCTGACGGGCGATGATCTCCAGAGCAGCCTGAGCAATATCGAGGTGCTCGAGATGGGCATCGCCGGGGCCAACAGCATCACCGACCTGACGGTCGAGCATGTGCTGAACATGACCAGTGGCAGCAATCATCTAACGATTGCAGGATCGGCGGAGGACAACCTGACCCTGGCCGGTGACTGGAACGATAACGGCGACGGCAGCTATACGGGAACCAGCGGCGGCAGCGAGGTAACGCTGGTGGTCGACGGTGCCGGAGTAACGCCGCCAGTCGAGGGCTTCTCTGTGGCCTCTGACGAGGTTTCTGCACCGTCGCTTCTCTCTTTCTCCAGCACCACGGAAAGTTTCGGTCTGGTGGCACTCGATGCGGATGCGATGCCTGATGAAACCGAACCGGGATCGCCCGCGGACTCCATCATTCTGGAGGATGTGCTCATCTCGGACGCGGATGCCGGCTCAGGCGCAGATGCGCTGATCGATCAACTGCCGGAAGAGGACTCTCAAACTCCGGCTGCGGCGGAGGGCGGCAGCAATGAAACCGGAGACTGGGGCAGTTCGACGCCGGATCAAACCCTCGACGAGGAGCTTCAATCCAACGTGGTCTACGAAGTTTGA